A window from Falco naumanni isolate bFalNau1 chromosome 3, bFalNau1.pat, whole genome shotgun sequence encodes these proteins:
- the LOC121084883 gene encoding alanine aminotransferase 1-like, translating into MAMAQGTLGTSEPAVLVPGVPVDCSGDDAHAVGRGPLAVLRQVAATCAYPDLLGSPAVPESAQRRARRILQEMDAGNIGGYNHEHRALGVPTRVARFLERRDGGVPCHPRNIILCNGTASILPFVLSLVVDERAAQPTGVLVPVPGPPLHAAAAGLAGAVAVPYPLAEEQGWAVAGEALRQVLRQARVRCHPKVLCIVNPGDPTGHVLSRQSMEDIIRLVAEEHLLLLADEVQQERAFLPGCPFLSFKRVLWEMGAPLASTVQLVSFYSLSKSVAGESGFRVGFLELVNIEEGITLPFQLAQSIPRPCVLGRILLDLLMDPPDEGDPIQKALEEQRQGLRRDLAHNARRVQEVLGRAPGICCQPVQGGARAFPRIQLPPRALQQARVLGLEPDVFFCQELREATGVVLAPGSEFGQPEGTYHVGLSLLPPAETLEPVLLALTRFHAAFLRQFS; encoded by the exons ATGGCCATGGCACAGGGGACATTGGGGACATCGGAGCCAGCGGTACTGGTGCCTGGTGTCCCTGTGGATTGCAGTGGTGACGACGCTCACGCAGTGGGACGGGGCCCACTGGCTGTTTTGCGCCAG GTCGCGGCCACCTGTGCCTACCCGGATCTGCTGGGCAGCCCCGCTGTGCCCGAGAGTGCCCAGCGCCGGGCACGGCGCATCCTGCAGGAGATGGATGCCGGCAACATTG GAGGCTACAACCACGAGCACCGGGCACTGGGGGTCCCTACCAGGGTTGCCCGTTTCCTTGAGCGCCGTGACGGCGGTGTCCCTTGCCACCCTCGCAACATCATCCTCTGCAATGGCACTGCTAGCATCCTCCCG ttTGTTTTGTCACTGGTGGTGGATGAGAGGGCGGCGCAGCCGACGGGCGTGCTGGTGCCGGTGCCGGGCCCCCCGCTGCATGCagcggcagcggggctggcgggggccgTGGCTGTGCCGTACCCGCTGGCcgaggagcagggctgggctgtggctggcGAGGCGCTGCGGCAGGTGCTGCGGCAGGCACGGGTGAGATGCCACCCCAAGGTGCTCTGCATCGTCAACCCCGGAGACCCCACGG GGCATGTGCTGAGCCGGCAGAGCATGGAGGACATCATCCGGCTGGTGGCTGAGGaacacctgctgctgctggcagatgAG GTACAGCAGGAACGAGCCTTCCTCCCTGGCTgccccttcctctccttcaagcgggtgctgtgggagatggGTGCCCCGCTCGCCTCCACCGTCCAGCTTGTCTCATTCTACTCCCTCTCCAAAAGCGTGGCAGGCGA GAGTGGTTTCCGTGTGGGGTTCCTGGAGCTGGTCAACATTGAGGAGGGAATCACACTGCCCTTCCAGCTGGCACAGTCCATCCCCCGGCCCTGTGTCCTGGGGCGGATCTTGCTTGACCTCCTCATGGACCCGCCAGATGAGGGGGATCCCATACAGAAGGCCCTggaggag cagaggcaggggcTGCGCCGGGACCTGGCCCACAACGCCCGGCGggtgcaggaggtgctgggcCGGGCCCCCGGCATCTGCTGCCAGCCCGTGCAGGGTGGCGCCCGCGCCTTCCCCCGCATCCAGCTCCCGCCCCGCGCCCTGCAGCAGGCCCGG GTGCTGGGCCTGGAGCCCGACGTCTTCTTCTGCCAGGAGCTGCGGGAGGCGACAGGGGTGGTGCTGGCCCCAGGGAGCGAGTTTGGGCAGCCAGAGGGCACCTACCACGTCGG gctgtcactgctgccaccagctgAGACACTGGAGCCGGTGTTGCTCGCCCTCACCCGCTTCCACGCCGCCTTCCTGCGCCAGTTCTCCTGA
- the LOC121084782 gene encoding LOW QUALITY PROTEIN: uncharacterized protein LOC121084782 (The sequence of the model RefSeq protein was modified relative to this genomic sequence to represent the inferred CDS: deleted 3 bases in 2 codons), with product MALPWALLLLGEVLAQDAAAQGCLLPPAGESQPFALPCQWKHPWWDKALLGCLGGGLTPALAGYNAALGRPARQSSIFPNISIATNAVDGNRDGVWHHGSCSRTRREREPWWSVDLGGRRAVAAVVVKNRQDCCWQRLRGAQVHVGDAPAERGRDNPICGVITDAGPGSLSTICCQGLQGRYVSILIPSREDALVLCEVEVVLQGCLPLPGGEGLPGRQWGPVGQQSGAGSLVPCSHRQFQPPTWHRAVPSHTNAVDGSSNANWEHGSCTHTEKELEPWWRVDLGHRHTVYSVTVTNRHNCCWESLLGAQVHVGDSLANHGKRNPVLWRFPPSSCGAILDTGPGSTSTICCNGLPGRYVSIIIPGREDFLILCEVEVTAQSCVPPPGGKDCPKPGPAAPSGTVLHGQPSQQCHQRRRWEPGWELAARLLLSNQEGVGAMVDSGPGPSPCCGSCGGEEPPGLLLALAEGCPRPCRGLPCQPWHQQPHVSATVLTLWCTAALVLGHPHPCPPPCSCGTVTDTSPGSTSTICCHGLHGRYVTITIPGREERLSLCEVEVVEQGCAVLPGGEWVWGAPRGLLGTWHPQPSCSRSPERGPGPPGHPVLHPGCQQQCRQCRQRGLGWQSGARLCAHTTEELEPWWRVDLGHRHAIYAVVVKNRHDCCWERLKGAEVRVGDSPVDRSRHNPVCGIITDASPGSISTVCCHGLRGRYVSILIPGRKDALVLCEVEVIRQGCTPLPGGELSGEPTSPRNPGTHQPTVVFTALNVAREQQATQSSTSNGSGFASKAVDGNRDGVWHHGSCSHTRREREPWWSVDLGRRHAVAAVVVKNRQDCCWQRLRGAQVHVGDAPADRGRDNPICGIITDAGPGSLSTICCQGLQGRYVTVTIPGREGQLVLCEVEVYTVFPEI from the exons AtggccctgccctgggctctgcTACTGCTCGGTGAGGTCCTGGCACAGGATGCAGCCGCCCAGGGCTGCCTCCTTCCGCCGGCTGGTGAGTCCCAACCCTTCGCCCTTCCTTGCCAGTGGAAGCACCCCTGGTGGGACAAAGCCTTGCTGGGGTGCCTCGGTGGTGGGCTGACCCCCGCCTTGGCAGGTTATAACGCAGCGCTGGGGCGCCCGGCCCGCCAGTCCTCCATCTTCCCCAACATCAGCATTGCCACCAACGCAGTGGACGGGAACCGGGACGGTGTCTGGCACCACGGCTCCTGCAGCCGCACACGGCGAGAGCGGGAGCCCTGGTGGAGTGTGGACCTGGGTGGGCGCCGCGCCGTGGCGGCTGTGGTGGTAAAGAACCGGCAGGATTGCTGCTGGCAGCGGCTGCGGGGAGCACAGGTCCATGTCGGGGATGCACCAGCCGAGCGTGGCAGGGACAACCCCAT CTGTGGCGTCATCACGGACGCCGGTCCTGGCTCACTCAGTACCAtctgctgccaggggctgcagggccgctATGTCTCCATCCTGATCCCCAGCCGGGAGGATGCGTTGGTGCTGTGCGAGGTGGAGGTGGTgctccagggctgcctccccctgcccggaGGTGAGGGGCTcccagggaggcagtggggGCCGGTGGGGCAGCAGTCAGGGGCCGGCAGCCTCGTGCCATGCTCCCACCGGCAATTCCAGCCCCCAACGTGGCACAGGGCCGTGCCGTCACACA CCAATGCCGTGGATGGGAGCAGCAATGCCAACTGGGAGCACGGCTCCTGCACCCACACTGAGAAGGAGCTGGAGCCGTGGTGGCGTGTAGACCTGGGCCATCGGCACACTGTCTACTCTGTCACTGTCACTAACCGCCACaactgctgctgggagagccTTCTCGGCGCCCAGGTCCACGTTGGGGACTCCCTGGCTAACCATGGCAAGCGCAACCCTGTG CTGTGGCGgttccctcccagcagctgcggGGCCATCTTGGACACTGGTCCCGGCTCCACCAGTACCATCTGCTGCAACGGGCTGCCGGGTCGCTATGTCTCCATCATCATCCCTGGGCGGGAGGATTTCCTCATCCTCTGTGAAGTGGAGGTGACAGCCCAGAGCTGCGTCCCCCCGCCTGGCGGTAAGGATTG CCCAAAGCCTGGCCCTGCGGCGCCCAGTGGCACAGTCCTCCACGGCCAGCCGAGCCAGCAGTGCCATCAACGCCGTCGATGGGAACCAGGATGGGAACTGGCAGCACGGCTCCTGCTCTCAAACCAAGAGGGAGTTGGAGCCATGGTGGACAGTGGACCTGGGCCATCGCCATGCTGTGGCAGCTGTGGTGGTGAGGAACCGCCTGgactgctgctggcactggctgAAGGGTGCCCGCGTCCATGTCGGGGACTCCCTTGCCAGCCATGGCACCAACAACCCCATGTGAGTGCCACAGTGTTGACACTGTGGTGCACGGCTGCTTTGGTGCTTGGCCACCCTCACCCTTGTCCCCCTCCTTGTAGCTGCGGCACAGTCACAGATACCAGCCCTGGCTCCACCAGCACCATCTGCTGCCACGGGCTGCATGGCCGCTACGTCACCATCACGATCCCTGGCCGCGAGGAACGGCTGAGTCTGTGCGAGGTGGAGGTTGTGGAgcaaggctgtgctgtgctgccagggggTGAGTGGGTTTGGGGGGCACCGCGCGGTCTTCTGGGGACatggcacccccagcccagctgttCCCGCAGCCCAGAACGTGGCCCTGGGCCGCCCGGCCACCCAGTCCTCCATCCTggatgccagcagcagtgccgCCAATGCCGTCAACGGGGACTGGGATGGCAATCAGGAGCACGGCT CTGTGCCCACACCACAGAAGAGCTGGAGCCATGGTGGCGTGTTGATCTCGGCCACCGGCATGCCATCTATGCCGTGGTGGTGAAGAACCGCCATGACTGCTGCTGGGAGCGGTTGAAGGGGGCTGAGGTCCGCGTCGGTGACTCCCCGGTTGACCGCAGTCGGCACAACCCTGT CTGCGGCATCATCACAGATGCCAGCCCCGGTTCTATCAGCACTGTCTGCTGCCATGGCCTTCGCGGTCGCTACGTCTCCATCCTCATCCCCGGCCGGAAGGATGCGCTGGTGCTGTGTGAGGTGGAAGTGATCCGGCAAGGCTGCACCCCACTGCCAGGAGGTGAGCTGTCAGGAGAGCCCACCTCCCCCAGGAACCCCGGCACCCACCAACCCA CCGTGGTGTTCACAGCCCTCAACGTGGCGCGGGAGCAGCAGGCGACACAGTCCTCCACCTCCAATGGCTCCGGCTTTGCATCCAAGGCGGTAGATGGGAACCGGGACGGCGTCTGGCACCACGgctcctgcagccacacacGGCGAGAGCGGGAGCCCTGGTGGAGTGTGGACCTGGGCAGACGCCACGCCGTGGCAGCTGTGGTGGTAAAGAACCGGCAGgactgctgctggcagcggCTGCGGGGAGCACAGGTCCACGTCGGGGACGCGCCAGCCGATCGTGGCAGGGACAACCCCAT CTGCGGCATCATCACGGACGCTGGTCCTGGCTCACTCAGTACCAtctgctgccaggggctgcagggccgctATGTCACTGTCACCATACCCGGCAGGGAGGGGCAGCTGGTGCTTTGCGAGGTGGAGGTCTACACTGTCTTCCCCGAAATCTGA